The genomic window ACGTGGCCGTAATGAAAGTATAAGTTTAGTTCGGTTAAGTCAGTGACGTTTAAAATACTGTACCTAATCATTAAAATGTAGGTATTCTGGAAAATTCAGTAATTATGAAGGGCTTTAAAAAGTCTAAGGAAATTGAATGGTTTGcctaactaaatattatttaatactgttgaaaaagtattattaattaaattaaataattaattaaagtagGTTTAAGTAATTTGTTGTCCAGatgttaattattttcatttcaatacTTTCTCCTTTTTTTATGCTATTTTACTCCACAATTTCCCTGGAGGTAAATACTGAGTAAAAGACTGCATTGAAACAAAGGCaaaccaaaattttatatttgcattttttttatatccttACATTTATACTAATCACAGTGGAAAACGGCAATGCAATACTAAAAATAGTTTAGCAGAAATGACTCCTTTAACGGTTGGGTTTGGTACAATTCAATTGCGTATATTGGTTAACGGTTATATGAAATGACTGTAACGTAAAAATAGAGACGTAATTTTATGATGTGCTTTAATAGCATAGCAGAGACCGTTTTCCACGAGAGATATCCCTGATGTTGGTGGTGATGACAaaatctctggagaaccacaggatcaaatTGCAGTTTATATCAAGTAACTGGCGACAACCAGTTAGTGATATCTCTTGTGGAAAACAGTCTTGGATACGCTAACACTACTAAAGAACAATACAAATTTACATCACTGtacttacattataaaaatatataagccTAATAGAAGAACAGACAACAGAACAGTTATAAATGTAATCTAAGTatcccactcaaaatcataacTTTGTTTTCAAAATTACAAAGTTtagtgtaaaataaataaataaaacatattaaagaattttacatttacataatgaAGGTTAGCACTGCTTACCAGATACCTATAGAACCCTGCAGTACAACTTATAGAACTAGTAaaccagaggtgcccaccccccccaaacactatgactcaccccccccccccccccgatattttttatgccattttctcaatgatttactcaattattttataatattatacttttttagtattatattttatcagattttgcattaattaaaactgattttctgataataattttggtcatatcatttccatcctgaaccgacagatgccaaactgcttttgttgaggaaagtgcggggttgccaatttgatttacaagatccctttcaatgatcaaagcaccagaaacgtattttcacattagaagctataattatgtaaataatatatacatttttctcgtcttttaaccacgcccccccccccccttttctttcacAGAAAAGCAGTTCTCTTTCAGCATTAGCAAAGAAGAAACTATTATAGCTTACCTCACCACTGAAGCAGAGCACAGCACCAAATAACGTTATGTACGGGTGCCTCTTCAAGTTGGGGACTAGCCAAACTTCGAGCAGGAACTCTGTCCAGCTTGCTAGGGCCGCGGCTCCGTACTCCCAGCTGTGGTTCAGCATGAAGGAATCCACGCACGCACTCTTCGGATTGGTGAGGGCTATGACCAGGAACTCGGAAAAGTGGAAGAACGTGAGAAAGAACACGTAGCACCCAAACATGTTCCACGGCGAGGTCGCGGTACACAAGAGAATGATACCCAACGAGTTGACGAAACCTAGGAAGGCTGACCTTATTGCAACTTGATGGGCAAAGCCAtgcatacaaacagcaattgcaACATTCAGTCCTACATAGTAGAACAATAATGTCAGATACGCGTACGGTCCCAAGCTTACACCACAGCTCGGTAAAAATAACGTTACGAAAACTATAGAACCAGCcaggaaaaaatataaacttatcTTCGCACTATTCACAGCCATTGTATTGAGGTTAGGAAACACGCtcttatcattaaaattaaaaaccaaagtTTCTTCTAAATATTACGAGGTGTCTAAAGTGtacagataaataaataattattgaaaatacAACTACAAATACATTTCTTAAAAATCTAACCGGGGTGTTCTACCACGGATACCTCCCCCATTTTCCTGTTGACACCATAGATATTTGGACAATTTTAAGAGGCTACTAGGTACTAGCTATTTTGCCTAGCCCAGTATGTTCGATTGAACGTCCCTTTCCGCTCGTTGATTGGAGAGCAAAATCAActtaacatatttatatatttagacCAAAGACTATATAAGATTTAGACGAAGACGTTgtgatgtttattttaaaattactggaTTGAGTATAAAATGCTAAAATGTTACAAACGATATCAAACTATAATGTACTAAGTGGGTAAAATAGATAGCTGCCAAGCCTCTATTGTCACTAGAAAATAAAAGATTGTTACATTTCTAAGGTATTCGTATTGCGAACATTATTATTCGTATTGACGTTTTTAGGGTTATGTGTTTTCGTATTTTCACAGCAGCGTGTATGCTTGTTTGCCTTTAGTgtgttttatgtaaatatatgggAATATGAACATTTACAGTGTTCTTCCAATAGTAGTTTTCGGTAAATTGTAAGGGTCACGGATTTTCAGTAAAAAAAGAATTCCAAAAAACATTTAACACTACAGATGTAactctatttaccctgaaaacagcgtttCAAAATACAACTGGTTTCTGATAAATTACTATTTTTAGGTTACATTAGATAGCCTATGCAGGGACGCGGCCATCGCAATTTTGTGCATTATTTTTTGGGTAATTATCGGACGTCGCGGCTTTTTacaacagaaagaaaaaaatcgtgaaacatggttttcacacactacacacatctCAAAATTACTCCCAATTGATGTTTTCGTAATTTttactagtttgtgaaaatattaaaattgtatatCATACATTACAATACCTTTGCATGtacgccattcattgtttacccgcaataaaaaagaatatatgttttccatatactagAGTCATTCCTGAATTTACCCTGCAATGAAGGTTTCTTAATTCATACTGGTTATggaaaataacagtttacagcttaaACTACAATACCTATGTATTTACGCAATAACCAACATTAATTGTTTGTGTTTGCgcatgtgtttttatttttttgcagaacTTTAGTTAATGTATGTGTTGTAATAATAaagaaattcatttaaataatgactattgcagtagtaaggaatttttaatgcttgtatttcatgtttgttgttacTAGGATAAGTAATTGTATTGACACATTGAATTCTGCAGTCTTTCCAGGGAATTTTTTGATTACAGCCATTGTATATTAAGTGTTTGATATGGCTGGTATTTCATgtatatccaagtttatccctggatcctgaaggcttgatcctgatagAATGATTGTGTTGGcttgatgcttgctgttttaattcagtacatcaaaagatcctgatggcatgatcctgttggcttaatcctgtggtacatgctgcttgctgttttagttcagtacgtagACAGAAATTgcgaaataagaaagaattatcaTTGTAgggtgaataaaaaaatttattcgacttacgatcataattcattattatacgacaatttttttttgtgtgcaggATTTTCCGACAttctgaattaaaacagcaagcacaTGTACTACAGGATCAAGCCAGTAGGATCATTCGATGTACTGAataaaaacagcaagcatcatgtaccacaggatcaagccttcaggatccagggataaattTCATTTATGGAACGGAAGAATTAGTATATTTTTAACTCTCCATAGTTTGCTACAGATATGCTAATGAAAGAGATACACGATTGCGGGTAAATAATGACTGGCTGTGTCAGTGTGAAAACAtaagtattgtaatgtaagctttaaactgttatttttcacgaaccaaTAGGCATTAAGAAATCATGATTTCAAGGTAAATTTAGGTACCTCTATtacttgaaatatatattttctgtttttatttacttttcgttcCCCGAAGCAGCGACGTTTGATGTTGGTATAGTAATGTAaactataaactattatttttcacaaactagtatgAATTAAGAATCCAttccttcagggtaaatttaggaaCGAGTGTAGAGTGTGAAAACCCTGTTTTCCAActtttttctttctgttctaaaaaACCATGACTTCTGATAATTACTCTTATTATGCTAGCGTAGGCAGACTGTATTCCACAAGATATCTGTAGCATAGTCGCATGTACACCGTACGGGACTATTCTAGTTGGTGATACCATAACATTATTAATGTCACCAAGATGGTGTCGAGTatgtcattaccacccctactttCTTTCGGGACAAGCGcgggaatatgggggttttgggcaGCAAACAATAAACACACTATTATGATTTTTCTGTATCGGAAACTAGACTATAATACCCCTCCCCCCGCTCTAGTCTATTTTGCGATTGGACAGAGTGGGACTATGTTCTATTTCACGATactgataaattattatttcaaaacaacatattttaaaaaaattaaaaatctgtatcacaaaataaaatagacTGGGTGGGACTGTATTCCACTTCACAATaccaagaaaatattatttcgaaACGTCTCACATTcagaaaattaaatactttattgCTAAATAGAATATACCGGGTGGGACTATTTTCTATTTCCtaatatcacaattttttattttatacaaattaaatatcGCAATCACAAAACAAATTAGACCTTGTAGAATTTTAGTCTCCTTTACAATATCCTCCTTCTATAATGTACTAAAATGAAATACGTGAGAGTTTTTTATTAGTGATCTACGCTCACCAAACTTTTCGCTTTGTGATTATCACTTCAACAATAACATACAGGAAACGAGCCATTTTTacattacataataaatttatGATTAGCCTAACCAAAGTGAATGAAACACACGCAACACACCTCTCACCTAAAGGATCAAATGAAGTTCACGTATAACTACAAATCACAAACTTTTAAAAACCATTCAAAAAATCACTTTCCTATGTCAGCTTTATGGTAATACTCATTTTCTGTCACTATTTCTCATTTAGACTATAAACTTACACAGATTTTATTATCGCAAAACACAAACTGTCAAAATCCTGGTTACTACTGCAATCACAGTAACACATTCTCTCTCTACATAGTACtgttatattatttacatattgttacgaacgtgaacaAGGCCgagacacgtgcaggtgcagagctggctggcagctgccgcaacatgatatacgccgcgcgcgcctggaagataacaaggattgtcgctttcccccctccttctcaacactccccgcgcggcgccctgcctttgacacgtaactgaaacctgacagccgACACATGTTTTGAGAgatttctggcgtcgggtcggcgcggaattacgcgactggccccggccgcgctcgcgagttctggaaattgctgctgatatataaaacgaggacggcggtctcgagggagtcagtggagttcagagagagagttcaggcggcagccttcccgcggcggagcttccggggcgatagtgtcgcgggtgagCAGAGTGCGAAGTCCTTGGActaaggttccagggcagggattgagtgagtgagtgagtggagttgggagttttcccacggtgaagtttctgggcgatagtgccaaggagtcccgagcgaagttgcgagcgaggcgttgAGCGGATCCTcagcgaaggcaagtgcgtctgcggcgacggagtcccgcggtggagacccacgaggggtgctgcggcgagagttgcgccagaggtgcggcccagcgaggtgtgtggaacgagtgactggggaatagacatttctttaagcgtaattaattatttgccattttagatgataagttgtaagtgacataagtagtggcaataaataaaactgtgtgtgataaaaatctttaattgggctatcctttacgaacccgcggtaaatcttAACAATATAAATAAAGCTGACTTTCCTCTTCTGTTGTGACTACTAGACTCATTACCACACATATCCAATAAATTTCTTATTAACGACTTAATGCTTATTGTCTACTTATTCAttcaatttataattatattcaattcTCCTTTTTAATTCACACCTTATCGTATAATTGACCTCTACTATCGCTCCAAAACTCATACTATCATTCGACTTTATTTTTCCacattgctgttttgtttttCGCTGTTGCCAATACCACGTACTATATTTTCTTTCGTTCCACCATTCAATTTATTATCATTTGCCAACTTTCATGATGTCATTCATTTCTCCTCCGTGATTCTCAACCAATACCAATCCGATATTGAATATTATAATTTAGCCGAAATGAAATAATGACCATAATATAGAACAAATGTTGAGATAACCCCCTAATTGTTGGCAAAAGCTGTAGAGAGTCAATTCTATTACGTAATATCAGGGGGCATGAAGGTAGGGGAAGTGAATGAGAGAAAATATTTTAGGCCCACCTGGTGTGCTATAATTGATGATACTGGtatttaaatctttaaatgtgtaaaatgtagaaaacatttttcatggTATCGTGAAGGAGAGTACAGTTAACCGGACAACTCTACTTCATGATACCAGTATTTAGGTGGTAAAGAAATtcttaatttcgtgaaaatgtgtTATTGGTATCGTACAGTGTTCCCAACACCCCTATATTCCCACACTTGTCCCAAATGAAAGTAGaggttttaaaatgtaaaagatGTCATCTTTGTGTTTAAGTGAAAAATGGCATGGTATCACATTCTAGATAAGTCTCActgtagaaaaataataaaaaaaattcaacaagtcATTGGCCTGGACACCTGTGCTTGCTATAGTTACGTAAAGTTCTGGTGTGCTTTATTAACAAAGCAGAGACCGTTTGCTACGAGTGATTGGCCTGATTGTTTTTGCGGCCCTACtatttacttgatactagctgcaaatTGATGCTGTGGTTTTCCAGAGATCCCTAGGAATACAGCGTAACCGAGGCTGTTTGAAAAGACAGGGAAGTTTAATGCGTAGTGTTCAAAAACACAtcatttagaatttaaaatttttttttattgtaagtcGCAAGCCTTACAATTTAATACAATATATTGATATCAACATGGTGGCAGTTACATAACCACCCCGTACATTTACCGAGTGAACCACATAATGTAAAGGACAAGCACGATAAAATGGGGTCGTTGGGTGgtgaacatttaatattttattgctaTTGACTGTTTCCTAAGGAAATTAAATTTACAGTTTCATAAAATATTCTAGAATATCCACAGTTctagtatatatttttaagtacaataacCTGctgaattttacaattttttgcatgaaCTTAAAATAGGATCCTTATATTTTGAGTATATATATAGTATTGTTAAACTATTCCTGACTGCAAATGCAGTGACAGCAACATCCCATACAAGGTAGGGTTGAGTGGCAGCGTTCTCTCCTAATCCATCTGCTGAGGCCTTATCATAGACTCTCTTACCAGTAGTTTGACAAGGAGATTGCTTATTCCTTAGCGATGGTAGGTTTAATACTCCAGGAACTCATGGTAACTATGTATCTAGGAGAGAGACACATccaaaaaaacagtaaataaaaatctgaaaacatactttatttatttttttttttactttctgacTTTTTCtaatcatttaaagaaaaacATTGAACTATTTAAAATAGTTACtgataatttattattgtaatggttggttaggttaaatacagtaaaataaagggattttggaattaataattatttttgttaagaaAGTGGCTCTCTTTCAGAGTTACCCTTCTATGAACATGCTACTGGCAAATAATTATGTCTtgggtaatgaaataaaacaattatagcTGTGCCCTTTGACAGAATAATTAGAAAAAATgtcagaaagtaaaaaaaaaaaagaagaagaagaagaattttCATAGGTATTTTTGctagttttgtttgttttagaaTGTGTCCATTTTCAAGGTAATTAATTGTCAATCAAGCCTGTGAGCTTTACAGACTGAACATGTAGAAAATTTAAACATGGTTAGGAGTAAGCAAACTATTAAGTCAGACAAAATGAAATTTTGTCTatttaagttgtatttttttttatatcattttcaagagtttaattttttgtagAGAAATTGTATGTCAACCATttctgtttttttatattaagattttttttcagtGTCACCAGAAACTGATTTGGAAGATGCTGCCTGTAATATTCACAGTTCTGCGAACATATGCACCGTATATTACTTTACCCGTGGCAGCTGTGATAGGATTTATTGGCTACAAAATTGAAGGAGTTCTCTCTGACAGATACACGCCGTATGAAAAGAGTATTGAAGAGAAGAGGGAAGATAGGTTTGTGGAAGAGAGTTTGAAGAAAAATACAATGGAATTTGAGAGTTTGAAAACAAAGAGGTTTGCCCCATTCAGCGTGTTGCAGAAGAATGTATCGCCATCCTTGGTTGTAGAagacaaataaatagtttaacaCATTTTGGTAGGAGAatgtaaaaattgtaaataaaataagttttgaagATTATTTGTGAATGCAACTTGTTACCACTGTGAACGCTGTTAACAGTATTGTCTTTTTCTAAGTGTTTTATGCTatagtgtaaataaaataaattaagtttttgatcACTATTTTTAAGCTTCATACCTAGACTACTT from Bacillus rossius redtenbacheri isolate Brsri chromosome 1, Brsri_v3, whole genome shotgun sequence includes these protein-coding regions:
- the LOC134533065 gene encoding protein-S-isoprenylcysteine O-methyltransferase, producing MAVNSAKISLYFFLAGSIVFVTLFLPSCGVSLGPYAYLTLLFYYVGLNVAIAVCMHGFAHQVAIRSAFLGFVNSLGIILLCTATSPWNMFGCYVFFLTFFHFSEFLVIALTNPKSACVDSFMLNHSWEYGAAALASWTEFLLEVWLVPNLKRHPYITLFGAVLCFSGEVLRKLAIFTAKSNFSHVVQSVREDGHRLVTHGVYSWCRHPSYVGWFYWSVGTQLVLVNPVCVAAYALLSWKFFYHRVQVEELTLLRFFGRDYHEYQQRVGTGLPFIGGYVLPPDTE